The following are encoded in a window of Candidatus Fluviicola riflensis genomic DNA:
- the kdsB gene encoding 3-deoxy-manno-octulosonate cytidylyltransferase, translating to MRILGVIPARYGSSRFPGKSLIDLKGKTMIQRVYEGAKQSTMLTDLVVATDDERIFAEVERFGGKVCMTASHHQTGTDRCAEVIATLPENYDVVINIQGDEPLVNPLQLDSLLTVFHDSTVDIATLASRSIEEVDLINPNRIKLVVNHEHRALYFSRSAVPNFANAKGKPLETYPYLRHIGLYAYRSAVLSEISQLKPTALEQVESLEQLRWLYYGYSIKVVETDIETPNIDVPEDVVKVLEFL from the coding sequence ATGCGTATTCTTGGTGTTATCCCCGCTCGTTATGGTTCTTCCCGTTTTCCGGGGAAATCGCTCATTGACCTAAAGGGAAAAACAATGATCCAACGTGTTTATGAAGGCGCGAAACAATCAACCATGCTCACTGATTTAGTAGTGGCCACGGACGATGAACGCATTTTTGCTGAAGTGGAACGTTTTGGCGGAAAAGTTTGTATGACTGCATCGCATCATCAAACCGGAACTGATCGCTGCGCAGAAGTAATTGCTACATTGCCGGAAAACTACGATGTGGTGATCAACATTCAAGGTGATGAACCGTTGGTAAATCCGCTCCAACTGGATAGTCTGCTGACTGTGTTTCACGATTCAACAGTAGATATTGCAACGCTGGCTTCACGGTCGATTGAAGAAGTTGACCTTATCAATCCGAACCGCATTAAACTGGTGGTGAACCACGAACACCGCGCGCTTTATTTTTCCAGAAGTGCCGTTCCCAATTTTGCCAATGCGAAGGGAAAACCGCTGGAAACCTATCCTTATTTACGCCATATCGGTCTGTATGCCTACCGGTCTGCTGTTTTAAGTGAGATCAGCCAATTAAAGCCCACGGCGCTCGAACAGGTAGAATCGTTGGAACAATTGCGGTGGTTGTATTATGGTTACAGCATCAAAGTGGTAGAAACCGATATCGAAACACCCAACATCGATGTTCCCGAAGATGTAGTAAAAGTGCTCGAGTTTCTGTAG
- the dprA gene encoding DNA-protecting protein DprA, with protein sequence MYQYIQETKVPFILNFSPTQQQIALTFLSGIGSRRARIIIGHFNDLNEFFSEKKLNLAEIPGIQPDFVSYSQRIAALEAAQKVTELLDKIGATTVFFTEKEYPRRLKQCPDAPLLLYAKGKIDWNPEKVVSIVGTRHASAYGKQLTEELVEGLKASGATIVSGMAYGIDVTAHAAALHNALPTIGVLGHGLHTIYPAVHRKIAQEMLGTGGLVSEFAPGLKPEPAYFPMRNRIVAGLADATIVVESGAKGGSLITATMANDYNRDVFAFPGDVNKPFSVGCLRLIQQHKAHLLTGTEDLLKVMNWEPSTGKKAVQRNLFVELTTNETQVVEVLKTKPGAAIDTLGYLTSLSPGAVSALLLNLEFKGVVKSLPGKRYSLI encoded by the coding sequence ATTTATCAGTATATTCAAGAGACCAAAGTACCATTTATTTTGAATTTTAGTCCTACACAACAACAAATCGCGCTGACTTTCCTGAGCGGAATCGGTAGTCGCAGAGCGCGGATCATTATTGGTCATTTCAATGATTTGAATGAATTTTTCAGTGAAAAGAAATTGAATCTTGCGGAAATTCCCGGCATTCAACCCGACTTTGTGAGCTATTCACAACGGATTGCTGCATTGGAAGCTGCCCAAAAGGTAACCGAACTACTAGATAAGATCGGCGCTACAACAGTGTTTTTCACTGAAAAGGAATACCCACGACGCCTCAAACAATGTCCGGATGCGCCCCTGCTTTTATATGCAAAGGGCAAGATAGACTGGAACCCTGAAAAAGTGGTTTCTATTGTAGGAACGCGCCACGCTTCGGCTTATGGCAAGCAATTGACCGAAGAACTGGTGGAAGGCTTAAAAGCATCGGGTGCCACGATTGTAAGTGGGATGGCGTATGGAATAGATGTAACGGCTCATGCCGCAGCGTTGCACAATGCGTTACCAACGATTGGTGTGTTGGGTCACGGCTTACACACGATCTATCCGGCTGTGCACCGGAAAATAGCCCAGGAAATGTTGGGAACCGGCGGATTGGTAAGTGAATTTGCACCGGGATTGAAACCCGAACCTGCTTATTTCCCGATGCGGAATCGTATTGTAGCGGGGTTGGCGGATGCAACAATTGTGGTAGAAAGCGGCGCCAAAGGAGGCTCTCTGATCACAGCAACGATGGCCAACGATTACAACCGTGATGTGTTTGCTTTTCCCGGTGATGTGAATAAACCCTTTTCAGTTGGATGTTTGCGCTTGATCCAACAACACAAAGCACACCTGTTAACCGGCACCGAAGATTTACTGAAAGTGATGAACTGGGAACCTTCAACTGGCAAAAAGGCAGTGCAGCGAAACCTGTTTGTTGAACTAACAACAAACGAAACGCAAGTGGTTGAAGTGTTAAAAACAAAACCCGGGGCCGCGATAGATACGTTGGGTTATTTAACTTCACTTTCACCAGGCGCAGTATCTGCTTTGTTGTTAAATCTTGAATTTAAGGGTGTTGTAAAGTCATTGCCAGGCAAACGTTATTCACTTATTTGA
- a CDS encoding aminopeptidase: MKKSLLVIAGLSVSMAFAQKITNATDSKYDFTKVSHLDATPVENQGYTGTCWSFSALSFFESELIRMGIKQPDLLSEMYIVRKAYEAKADRFIRMDGKINFSEGGAFHDIPYIIKRHGIVPKDVYTGLSNGKTSFNHEELFNVLNSFMQTILAEVQKGKGIGTEWKKAFSSILDAYLGPDVTEFTVKGKKYTPQTYAASLGFNMDNYVSITSFNNDPFYASCEIAIPDNWAWGDSYNVPLEDMVSIAETALNNGYTIAWGADVSEKGFNFRQAIAIVPEDPSTIETKGRDNKTFNDAGAERSSNAFLEPVKEITVTQEMRQKGYDEKVTTDDHGMHIVGMYKDQNGTRFFLVKNSWGTDNLPQGYLYVSEHYFRLKTINIYLQKDALTKDVRSKLKI; this comes from the coding sequence ATGAAAAAATCCTTGTTGGTTATTGCCGGATTGAGTGTCAGCATGGCGTTCGCGCAAAAAATCACAAATGCTACTGATAGTAAGTATGATTTCACAAAGGTTTCACACCTTGACGCAACACCGGTAGAAAACCAGGGCTATACCGGAACTTGCTGGAGTTTCTCTGCATTGTCTTTCTTTGAATCGGAATTGATCCGAATGGGAATTAAACAACCAGATTTACTTTCTGAAATGTATATTGTTCGCAAAGCTTATGAGGCAAAAGCAGATCGTTTTATCCGCATGGATGGCAAAATCAACTTCAGTGAAGGTGGTGCTTTTCACGACATTCCCTATATCATCAAACGCCACGGAATTGTTCCGAAAGACGTTTATACCGGACTTTCAAACGGTAAAACCAGCTTCAATCACGAGGAATTATTCAATGTGTTGAACAGCTTTATGCAAACCATCCTGGCTGAGGTACAGAAAGGTAAAGGAATCGGTACCGAATGGAAAAAAGCGTTTTCTTCAATTCTGGATGCGTATTTAGGTCCGGATGTAACGGAGTTTACCGTCAAAGGAAAAAAATACACACCACAAACGTATGCCGCTTCGTTGGGATTCAATATGGATAATTATGTTTCCATTACTTCATTTAACAACGATCCGTTTTATGCATCATGCGAAATTGCCATTCCTGACAACTGGGCTTGGGGCGACAGCTACAATGTTCCGTTGGAAGACATGGTAAGCATTGCCGAAACGGCCTTGAATAACGGTTACACCATTGCATGGGGAGCCGATGTTTCAGAGAAAGGATTTAATTTCCGCCAGGCAATTGCCATTGTGCCGGAAGATCCTTCCACTATTGAAACCAAAGGAAGAGACAACAAAACCTTCAACGATGCTGGCGCAGAGCGTTCTTCGAATGCATTTTTGGAGCCTGTAAAAGAAATCACCGTGACGCAGGAGATGCGTCAAAAAGGATACGATGAAAAAGTGACTACCGACGACCATGGAATGCATATCGTCGGCATGTATAAAGATCAAAACGGAACGCGCTTCTTTTTGGTAAAAAACTCATGGGGAACCGATAACTTACCACAAGGTTATCTCTATGTGTCAGAGCATTATTTTCGCTTGAAGACCATTAACATCTACTTGCAGAAAGACGCGCTCACTAAAGATGTTCGTTCCAAACTGAAAATTTAA
- a CDS encoding CopY family transcriptional repressor — MERLTPAEEKVMLKLWKLEKATVKEIVHLYSNPKPAYNTVSTIVRILERKKFIKHKPVGRGYIYFPKISREQYRDYLANYILANYFDGNRKEVISFYNSTLALSEIL, encoded by the coding sequence ATGGAAAGACTCACACCTGCCGAAGAGAAAGTAATGTTGAAACTTTGGAAGTTGGAAAAGGCAACCGTAAAGGAAATCGTGCACCTCTACTCCAATCCCAAGCCCGCTTACAACACGGTATCTACCATTGTGCGAATTCTTGAACGAAAGAAGTTCATTAAGCACAAACCTGTTGGAAGAGGTTACATTTATTTTCCCAAGATTTCACGTGAACAATACCGTGATTATTTAGCGAATTACATTCTGGCCAACTACTTTGATGGCAACAGAAAAGAAGTGATTTCGTTTTATAACAGTACGTTAGCCTTGAGTGAAATACTTTAG